The DNA window ACAAAAACTGCAGCCGTTATTTTAGAAACCATTCAAGGTGGTGCTGGTTTTATTGAACCTCAAAATAATTACTTACAAAAAGTGCGTCAACAATGTGATAACGTTGGAGCCTTACTGATTCTTGACGAGATTCAACCAGGATTTGGTAGAACAGGAAAGTTATTTGGTTTTGAACATTATGATTGTATTCCAGATATTTTAGTCACTGGAAAAGGTCTTGGAGGTGGCATGCCAATTGGTGCATTTACAGCTTCAAAAGCAATGATGGATTCACTTCAAGACAAACCAAAATTAGGACACATCACAACCTTTGGTGGTCATCCAGTAATTGCAGCAGCAGCTTTAGCAACAGTTAAAGAAATTACTGAGTCTGATTTAATGTCTCAAGCCTTCGAAAAAGAACAAATAATTCGCAAACATTTAGTTCATCCTCTTATTACAGAAATCAGAGGAAAAGGATTAATGCTAGCTGCAATAACTCCTTCTGAAGACATCACAACTAAAGTTATTTTAAAGTCCAAAGACGAAGGTTTAATCTTATTTTGGTTACTTTTTGAACCAAAAGCAATCAGAATTACGCCTCCTTTGACGATTTCAAATGATGAAATCATAAAAGGGTGCCTCATAATAACTCAAATTTTAGACAAAATTCAATCTGAAATTAAAAACTCACAACACACTTCAACACTCTGACCTCCAGCACTCAAAAGTCAATCAATTAAAACAAAACTACAACTGTTAATTACTTTGTTGAAAAGATTGGTACTAAAAATGATGTTTTTGAACTGATAAGAGTAATTTTAAATAACGGTTAATCCAAATTTGCTTATGGAGTTTAGTCAGCCTGACGACAACAACAATTTTTCGCTTACACGCTTTGAATCTATGCTTAAAACAAATCATGTTTTATTCTTTGATTCAAATGAATTTGAAAATATAATTCATCACTATCTCGAAAGTGGCAAAATAGCTTTAGCAAAAAAAGCCATTAAATTAGGTTTGGAACAACATCCAACTTCAGTAAATCTTAAATTATTTTTATCAGAAATATTTATTCTTGAAAATAAATTTAGTGAAGCTGATGAGTTACTAAATGAGATTCATATTGTAGAGCCTTCAAACGAAGAAATCTATATCCAAAAAGCCAGTGTGTTTTCTAAACAAGATGAACACAAAAAAGCAATAGACACTTTAAAAATCGCTTTAA is part of the Psychroserpens ponticola genome and encodes:
- a CDS encoding aspartate aminotransferase family protein; this translates as MLDDFLKYQAQTTPHPLAMTISHAEGSYIYDTNNKAHLDFAAGVSACSLGHKHPKVIKAIKNQLDKYLHVMVYGEYIQEPAVDLAKLLAKHLPKPLETTYLTNSGTEAIEGALKLARRVTGRSEIISAHQAYHGNTMGSLSVMGFEARKSTFRPLIPDVRFITFNNEDDLSNITTKTAAVILETIQGGAGFIEPQNNYLQKVRQQCDNVGALLILDEIQPGFGRTGKLFGFEHYDCIPDILVTGKGLGGGMPIGAFTASKAMMDSLQDKPKLGHITTFGGHPVIAAAALATVKEITESDLMSQAFEKEQIIRKHLVHPLITEIRGKGLMLAAITPSEDITTKVILKSKDEGLILFWLLFEPKAIRITPPLTISNDEIIKGCLIITQILDKIQSEIKNSQHTSTL